A genomic stretch from Ureibacillus composti includes:
- the murA gene encoding UDP-N-acetylglucosamine 1-carboxyvinyltransferase codes for MDKIIVTGGQRLHGSVKVEGAKNAVLPILAASLLASKKQNIIKDVPNLADVHTINEVLKSLNAEVSYNVENNEIYINAEKQLSSEAQFEFVSKMRASILVMGSLLARNGYARVALPGGCAIGSRPIELHLKGFEAMGAKITFGHGYVEAKVVDRLKGAEIYLDFPSVGATENIMTAAALAKGTTIIENAAKEPEIVDLANFINGMGGRVIGAGTDKIRIEGVDELHGTTHHIIPDRIEAGTFMVAAAITRGDVFIENAVAEHMSALIAKMREMGVEIIEEGEGLRVRATNPLKAVDVKTMPHPGFPTDMQAQMMALVLTAQGTSIITETVFENRFMHVEEFRRMNAKLKIEGRSVFIEGPEKLQGAEVSATDLRAAAALILTGLVSEGITRVTNLYHLDRGYVNFHKKLAALGANIERISTEEVKVETETEESSGIMETTVQV; via the coding sequence GTGGATAAAATTATTGTTACGGGGGGCCAAAGACTACACGGAAGTGTAAAAGTTGAAGGGGCCAAAAATGCCGTACTACCAATTCTAGCAGCATCTTTGTTAGCTTCAAAAAAACAAAATATTATTAAAGACGTTCCGAATCTAGCAGATGTTCATACAATTAATGAAGTATTAAAAAGCTTAAATGCAGAAGTATCTTATAACGTTGAAAACAATGAAATTTATATAAACGCAGAAAAACAACTATCGAGTGAAGCGCAATTTGAATTCGTAAGTAAGATGCGAGCTTCAATCCTAGTCATGGGTTCTCTATTAGCTAGAAATGGCTACGCTCGAGTAGCGCTACCTGGTGGGTGTGCAATTGGTTCACGTCCAATTGAACTGCATCTAAAAGGTTTTGAAGCAATGGGGGCAAAAATCACCTTTGGCCATGGCTATGTAGAAGCTAAAGTTGTCGATCGTTTAAAAGGCGCAGAAATTTATTTAGATTTCCCTAGTGTTGGGGCAACAGAAAATATTATGACAGCTGCTGCACTAGCAAAGGGTACAACAATTATTGAGAACGCTGCAAAAGAACCGGAAATTGTGGATCTAGCAAACTTTATTAATGGTATGGGTGGTCGTGTAATCGGAGCAGGTACGGATAAGATTCGTATTGAAGGTGTTGATGAACTACATGGTACAACACATCATATCATTCCAGACCGTATAGAAGCAGGTACATTTATGGTTGCTGCTGCTATTACACGTGGTGATGTATTTATTGAAAACGCGGTTGCTGAACATATGTCAGCATTAATTGCAAAAATGCGCGAAATGGGCGTAGAAATCATTGAAGAAGGAGAAGGGTTACGTGTTCGTGCTACAAACCCGTTAAAGGCTGTAGATGTGAAGACAATGCCTCATCCTGGCTTCCCAACTGACATGCAAGCTCAAATGATGGCATTAGTATTAACTGCTCAGGGTACGAGTATTATTACTGAAACAGTGTTTGAAAACCGCTTTATGCATGTGGAAGAGTTCCGCCGTATGAATGCAAAATTAAAAATTGAAGGGCGTTCTGTGTTTATTGAAGGACCTGAAAAGTTACAAGGGGCAGAGGTTTCTGCGACTGATTTACGTGCAGCTGCAGCATTAATCCTAACTGGACTTGTATCTGAAGGAATCACACGTGTAACGAACCTTTATCATTTAGACCGAGGCTATGTAAATTTCCATAAAAAATTAGCTGCTCTAGGAGCTAATATTGAACGCATTTCTACTGAAGAAGTTAAAGTAGAAACTGAAACAGAAGAAAGTTCAGGAATTATGGAAACAACGGTTCAAGTTTAA
- the spoIID gene encoding stage II sporulation protein D, with translation MKKLKPWVKIIAVLCLVCALFFLPFLFKVSPSVTSEASEQKEYVTDAKCEVSIKVAGSEIPLELEEYVIGVVAAEMPANFQLEALKAQAIAARTYVLKTTNYGEKEIEPTVARQVFYDAETRKENWDKSFEEYESKVREAVESTAGEIITYNNELITAMFHSMSTGMTESSKNYSGNDIPYLQPVASTDYQHAPNYESSKKFTIAEWNKLLNVNWTIKNINQLKIERNNTGRVETVSMGKQQWTGRDLRTLLDLRSTDFRIEVKGDQIVVTTEGYGHGVGMSQYGADAMAESGATAHKILQHYYKDTKIEKIKCKN, from the coding sequence ATGAAAAAACTAAAACCTTGGGTAAAGATCATCGCAGTCCTCTGTTTAGTTTGTGCACTATTTTTCTTACCATTTTTGTTCAAGGTCTCACCTAGTGTGACTTCTGAGGCAAGTGAACAAAAAGAATATGTAACTGATGCTAAATGCGAAGTCTCAATTAAAGTTGCAGGTAGCGAAATCCCACTAGAATTGGAGGAGTATGTTATTGGAGTTGTTGCCGCTGAAATGCCAGCAAACTTTCAACTTGAGGCTTTAAAAGCACAAGCCATTGCAGCAAGAACATACGTATTAAAAACTACGAACTATGGCGAAAAGGAAATTGAACCAACAGTTGCTAGACAAGTATTTTACGATGCAGAAACCCGAAAGGAAAATTGGGACAAGTCTTTCGAGGAATATGAATCGAAAGTTCGTGAAGCAGTAGAAAGTACAGCAGGAGAAATTATTACTTATAATAACGAACTAATTACGGCCATGTTCCATTCAATGAGTACAGGCATGACGGAAAGTTCTAAAAACTACAGTGGAAATGATATTCCTTATTTGCAGCCTGTAGCAAGTACTGATTATCAACATGCACCGAATTATGAAAGCAGCAAAAAATTTACCATCGCCGAGTGGAATAAACTTTTAAACGTGAATTGGACCATTAAAAATATTAACCAACTTAAAATTGAACGAAATAATACTGGACGAGTTGAAACCGTTTCAATGGGGAAACAACAATGGACAGGTAGGGACCTTAGAACATTATTAGATTTGCGTTCTACTGACTTCCGAATAGAAGTTAAAGGTGATCAAATCGTCGTTACTACAGAAGGCTACGGTCATGGTGTAGGGATGAGCCAATATGGAGCGGATGCAATGGCTGAAAGCGGGGCAACTGCACATAAAATCTTACAACATTATTATAAAGACACAAAGATCGAAAAAATAAAATGCAAAAATTAG
- a CDS encoding M23 family metallopeptidase encodes MREEKQFNTSPKNNNWQKKPWFWPTIYGGIAVVLIGLIFTYNALIGDETEEQAVQEEVASEDNTVIETNARTETLKYPFNEDQLDQVSVLQDFYDVTADEATRENALLVFNQTFSTSSGVSLSVNSEPFEVLSAMSGEVTDVKLDAFTGNEIVITHANGMETRYSSVTDILVKKGDKVVQGQPLATTTENEWNPSAGIHLHFEVLQDGEHVNPRNFLAF; translated from the coding sequence ATGAGAGAAGAAAAACAATTCAATACTTCTCCTAAGAACAACAATTGGCAGAAAAAGCCGTGGTTTTGGCCAACAATTTATGGTGGAATTGCTGTAGTGCTAATCGGTCTAATTTTTACGTATAACGCACTTATTGGTGATGAGACAGAAGAGCAAGCGGTACAAGAGGAAGTAGCATCTGAAGATAATACTGTTATTGAAACAAATGCTCGCACAGAAACATTGAAATATCCTTTCAATGAAGACCAACTAGATCAAGTCAGTGTTTTACAAGATTTCTATGATGTAACAGCTGATGAAGCAACACGCGAAAATGCACTTCTTGTATTTAATCAAACTTTTTCAACTTCATCAGGTGTTTCACTATCAGTAAACAGTGAGCCATTCGAAGTATTATCTGCTATGAGTGGTGAAGTGACAGATGTTAAACTAGATGCATTTACTGGTAACGAGATCGTCATTACACATGCAAATGGAATGGAAACACGTTATAGCTCTGTGACAGATATTCTTGTTAAAAAGGGCGATAAAGTAGTACAAGGCCAACCATTAGCTACAACTACAGAAAATGAATGGAATCCTTCTGCAGGAATTCATCTCCACTTTGAAGTATTACAAGATGGAGAACATGTAAACCCAAGAAACTTCCTAGCATTCTAA
- a CDS encoding sporulation transcriptional regulator SpoIIID, whose protein sequence is MHEHIRHRCVRLGELLLETGETVRVLAKMTGYSKSTVHKDLTERLFLVNETLANEVKEILAYHKSIRHLRGGEATRKKWQSRQKN, encoded by the coding sequence GTGCACGAGCACATTCGGCATCGCTGCGTTCGGCTTGGAGAGCTGCTCCTCGAAACTGGTGAAACGGTTCGCGTCCTTGCGAAAATGACAGGTTATTCTAAAAGTACAGTGCATAAAGACTTAACCGAACGACTTTTCTTGGTTAATGAAACCTTGGCAAATGAAGTAAAAGAAATCCTAGCCTATCACAAATCGATTCGTCATTTGCGTGGAGGCGAGGCGACACGTAAGAAGTGGCAGTCCCGCCAAAAAAATTGA
- a CDS encoding rod shape-determining protein, giving the protein MFSKDIGIDLGTANVLIYVKGKGIVLNEPSVVAIDKKTNKVLAVGEEARQMVGRTPGNIVAIRPLKDGVIADFDVTEAMLKYFVNKLDLKGFLTKPRILICCPTNITSVEQKAIREAAEKSGGKKVYLEEEPKVAAIGAGMDIFQPSGNMVVDIGGGTTDVAVLSMGDIVTSESIKVAGDVFDNDILQYIKRQYKLLIGERTAESIKMTIGTVFPGSRDESMEIRGRDLVTGLPRTVTINSSEIERALHESVSLIVQSAKNVLEKTPPELSADIIDRGVIITGGGGLLHGMDQLLMQELKVPVFVAENPIDCVAIGTGIMLDNIDRAASPKF; this is encoded by the coding sequence ATGTTTTCTAAAGATATTGGCATTGATTTAGGAACGGCTAATGTGCTGATTTATGTAAAAGGAAAAGGAATTGTACTAAACGAACCGTCTGTAGTGGCGATCGATAAAAAAACAAATAAAGTTCTTGCAGTGGGTGAAGAAGCAAGACAAATGGTGGGACGTACACCAGGCAATATCGTAGCTATTCGTCCATTAAAAGATGGAGTTATTGCGGACTTTGATGTTACAGAAGCAATGTTAAAGTATTTTGTTAATAAACTAGATTTAAAGGGATTTTTAACTAAACCACGCATTTTAATTTGTTGTCCAACTAATATTACGAGTGTTGAACAAAAGGCAATTCGTGAAGCAGCTGAAAAATCAGGTGGTAAAAAGGTTTATTTAGAAGAAGAACCTAAAGTAGCAGCTATTGGTGCTGGAATGGACATTTTCCAACCAAGCGGTAACATGGTTGTTGATATCGGTGGAGGTACAACTGACGTAGCAGTTCTTTCAATGGGGGATATCGTAACAAGCGAATCTATTAAAGTAGCTGGAGACGTGTTTGACAATGATATTTTGCAATATATAAAGAGGCAATATAAACTTTTAATTGGTGAACGTACAGCAGAATCAATTAAAATGACAATTGGTACAGTTTTTCCAGGTAGTCGCGATGAATCTATGGAAATCCGCGGTAGAGACTTAGTAACTGGTCTTCCACGTACAGTGACAATTAACTCGTCCGAGATTGAACGAGCACTCCATGAATCTGTTTCATTAATTGTACAATCTGCGAAAAATGTTTTAGAAAAAACACCACCTGAGTTATCAGCAGATATTATCGATCGTGGTGTTATTATCACTGGTGGCGGTGGTCTTTTACACGGAATGGACCAACTGTTAATGCAAGAACTAAAAGTGCCAGTTTTCGTCGCAGAAAATCCAATCGATTGTGTAGCAATTGGGACAGGCATTATGTTAGATAATATTGATCGCGCGGCAAGTCCTAAATTCTAA
- a CDS encoding flagellar hook-basal body protein yields the protein MFKGLYTVTSGMIAQQRKTELLTNNMANANTPGFKADQSTIRSFPDMLLSARGTTNIPTEKGLNLLNIQEIGALNTGVYLQETLANYSQGSIYETSFNTDVALINGTMPVDEESSATGSIFFRLQHPDGGEAYTRNGNFTLDGQGYLVNSEGYYVLSNEGERIQLPNDDFQLTQDGSIFVDDAQYATLGVAFSANPDLLVKQDNGLFRTNNETNLPSAYNQDGVTFTMQQKHLEGSNVDSAQAMTDLLTAYRAFEANQKVLQAYDKSMDKAVNEIGKV from the coding sequence TTGTTTAAAGGGTTATATACTGTTACATCTGGGATGATTGCACAACAAAGAAAAACAGAATTATTAACAAATAATATGGCGAATGCCAATACACCAGGCTTTAAAGCGGACCAATCCACAATTCGCTCTTTCCCAGATATGTTATTGTCTGCTCGAGGTACGACAAACATTCCGACTGAAAAAGGATTGAACCTATTAAATATACAAGAAATTGGTGCGTTAAATACTGGCGTATATTTACAAGAAACCCTAGCAAACTACTCTCAAGGTTCTATTTATGAGACAAGCTTCAATACCGATGTTGCTCTAATCAATGGTACAATGCCAGTCGATGAAGAATCTAGTGCCACTGGTTCGATATTCTTCAGATTACAGCATCCTGATGGTGGAGAAGCATACACACGAAATGGGAATTTCACTTTGGATGGGCAAGGCTATTTAGTTAATAGCGAAGGATATTATGTTTTATCTAATGAAGGTGAACGGATTCAATTACCAAATGATGATTTCCAACTTACGCAAGATGGTTCAATCTTTGTTGATGACGCACAATATGCAACATTAGGCGTTGCATTTTCAGCAAATCCGGATTTATTAGTGAAACAAGATAATGGTCTTTTCCGTACTAATAATGAAACGAATCTACCTTCAGCCTATAATCAAGATGGTGTTACTTTCACAATGCAGCAAAAACACTTAGAGGGTTCAAATGTGGATTCTGCACAAGCGATGACAGATTTATTAACTGCCTATCGTGCATTTGAAGCAAACCAGAAAGTACTCCAAGCATACGATAAAAGCATGGATAAAGCTGTTAACGAAATAGGTAAAGTATAA